GTCTATCTCaagttaattatatatatatatatatatatatatatatatatatatatatatcatcgtTTCCTTTTAACTGTTTCAAAACTTAAACGTGCTTTTTACTGGATTATTTGATGGAACTAGAAAGAAGAATGATCTTTGTTTTCCTAAACATTGGAAGAAAATATAAGTAGATGGAATAATAGAAAACTCATTAAAGTGTAATTGGAATAATAGAAAAATCATTAACTTAATTGGAATAATAAAAAACTCTTCAAAGTGTAATTGGAATAAAAGATAACTCACCCCTTTCTAGTTCAATATATTTACATTACATGGTGTAAATCTAATAAGTATACTCATCTCATCGCTGGATAGTCCAAAAACTTCGGTATCAATTTTCTTGTTAAAAACTTTTCCTAAAATAATTAAAACAGAAAAGACATCATTTTGTAAATTGAAGgagttaaaaaggaaaaaaatctaAATAAATCAACTAATTAAAGGAATGTATTAATGAACCTTAGCTGCGAAGACTAAAACCCAATTGGTTACCTTGCTTCTGTGAGAAAATAAAAGAACAAAATTTCAATAAGAAATAAAACATGTATTGTTCCAAAGGAGAAGCTAGCCATTaattcaataataataataaaaaaaaatcctaaacaacGCAATGGGAAGCATATTGATCTGAGCAAAAgacccaaaaaaagaaaaaaccctaatttGCAGATTCAGAAAATGTGCTTTTATTTCTACCTATAACAATCATCTACATCAGGCAACTCATTAAgatcaaaatcaagaactttacTAGCATTACCAATATTAATCTCGGATTCATCATCTTGTGCTGcagattttatcttagtttctTGATCGATCGTATTCTCAATTGTCATCTTGAACTTGTTATGACTTGACCTATGACCTCCCAACGCTTGGTGACTTGTAAACGTCTTGCCACATATGCTACACATATTTTTCCCCGGTGTCACATTTTTAATTTGTTGCTTCTGATCAGACCTTCCACAGACCCCACTTATGAAATTACACtgagttttttgttgttgttgttgcttctgaTCAGGCATTGATCGCTTCTTGTTAGCCATGACAAAACAATCTCTTGATTCAATACCCGAACAATAATCATCCTCTATATCATAAGCCTTTCTCTTGCCTTTAGCTTTATCCTTCAATGGAAGATCAGGAGTGACTGAATTGCTACACATAACTTCTAACTCCTCGGTTTTCGTGTGGCAATTTTTCGGGGAATTGATATTGTTGACACCATTGACTAATCTTATGAGCTGATGAACAGCATCCTGAAGTTCTTTATCATCTGAatttgagattgatgatgataatTTGGCGGATCTCCCTCGCTTATCTTTCACAGCCCAACTCTTCAAACAATCTTTTAAATCAACGTTTGGAAAAGCAGGTGCAacattaatattaatattaatattgcTAGCTGATTCAATTTTTCTAGCTGATTCAATCTCATGTAATTCTTTGTACTCTTGAGTATTAAGAAAATAATCGTcgttatcatcatcatcatcatcataatcaAGGAAATTATTAGCCGGAAAAACTAACACCCCTTTATTTTTGAAGTTGTCTTTGTTATTAGGAGGTTTCATACCTCTCCAATCTCTATCAGGATGACATCTCATATGACCAAACAAAGATTTTTTTGATGGAAAATTCTTACCACAAAGATCACATATTATTTTCTTaaccccatcttcttcttcttctaacaAGATTCTTGATCTCTTTGAAGATTGACCATAATTGTTGACTTTGAGTTGTTTATTTTTCCAAGATTCTTCTCTATTATTTGCTTGAACATGTGCACTGCTCATATGACCTCCTAAAGCTTTTCCTGAGCTAAATTGTTTTCCACACTCACTACATATATGATCCTTTTTTTTCAAGATTTCTTCTTCTTGACCaccatttatttctttttcttcctccTTCTCAACAACCTCTTCAAGCTTTGGCATCTTTATTTTCACTTTTAAACTACTCTTATCACCACTAAAAACAGCTTTTTCACAACATCTATTAATTTCTTGAAGAGATCTCTTTGTGCTCTTTAACTCATGATTCTCTTCTTGATTATCAGCTTCCATATATAGGATAAATATCCAAGAAAACAAGAGCTAaactcaagaaaagaaaaaagaaagagttgAATAAATATCAGTAAGAAGAAGAGAGGAGAAGATGGTTGAGTCTAAAAACCctagaataagaaaaaggaagagaGAAGGTCACTAGAGGCAGTATAAGAGACAGAAATAAAATATAGTAAGTGAGTAGGAAACAAAAACTATTGATAGGAATAGAACGAAATAATAGAGAGGCTATACTCATGAAAAAGGTGAAAAGGCATTAAGTTATATACTGAAAAGGTAAAAAGACATTAAGTAAGGAAAGAAGCTGCTTTGTAGTAAGACTCAAGATCTATGTCAATCTATAAAGAATATATAATAACCGTTTCCCTAAAAATGTGGGTACATTATATTGTAGATGAGTCCTTGATATATTTTGGATCTCAGTATGGCTAGAGGAAATGATCTTATAGTCCacttttaatttaaataaaaaaataattgacTCTACGAAAATCTCATGTGTTATTTTTACACATCTCTTGTTGTCGttactaaaaaaatataaaaattagcGGCGGACAAATttagtaattaaaaaaaaattatttagcgACGAATTTGCGGCAAAATATTAAGAAATTCTTTTAGCTACGAGCAATTTAGCGATAGATTAGTGATgaagttaattttattttttttgtagtgTGTTATTATTTAGTAATCTCCCATGGAAAATGTCATATTACTAAAATAACGTTTTTAATACAttacaaattaaaattaaatctccCATCGATCTAGTGTTTGCAAATTAAAATAGTTGTCTTCTTACTTTTGAGAATAGTTGGTAGCTCCATCTTTTACAAAGGTTATTTTGTATATATCTataatttaagttatatatataccgattGTTTAATGAATTTTTTACGCCTAACAGAAATTCTCCTATTTTTATCTTAACTAGTCTTATGGTACGAGCGTTGCGCGTGTAACCTATCTAAATGAGTATAAAGCTTTTACAAAACCATATAAACGATATTTGAATTATAAAGTAAAAGTgtaatttatatttaaaaaaatattgattttatataACTGACTCAATAAAGAATATCGATTTATACCTTCTTTAAttatgttttctttttctcttttaactgtttcATTAGATTGAGCTCATATGTTGTTATATTTTATGTCTTTGCAAAAGCTTCCAAATTCTAATCTTCAATTTTTGGAGATTTAAAATAAGATCTACAGTTTTATTAGCAGATTTCCAACGTACGTTTATATGCACTTTATCTAAGACATATATGAAAAAAGTCATAATTACtttatataattcaaataagcaaaaaaattataattaattTTCTATTTGGTTTTGAATTCCTAATAATTAGGTGTTTCTATACCTATGTAGTTCGAATAAGGTAATATTTAATAACTATAATTTTAGattattttaaaatcttaaatattaggaGAAGAACTAAATTACGATTATATCCAATATATAACCTATTTTCAAatggtaaaaaaggcgaacgacatttcgctaaaggcATTCGTGCTTTTAGTATAGTATAGATATCCTACCATCGAATAGTAATTGCATATATATAACTAATCATTATTCATGGAGCAAAAAAATTgtaatcaagtttaactgttaaTAATATTAAACAATGAATGAATTCCAAGtaacaaaagaagaaagaaaaaataaaaagagatttCTGCTAATCAATACTTTATTAATGCTAATAAACGTGCAACAAGTGGAGATCCTAAATACTCATGGCAGTTAACACTACTTTCTCccgtccaaaataagtgattttttagcTGTTTTCACATAGATTAAGAAAtacttttaacattaattaataataaaattgaccatattaacctttactatctcttcacataaatactcctaacacatactccaacattatttactccaagggcaatataggaaaaataataattaattcattcttgaaatttggaaaaatcacttattttggaccacaaaaaagagccaaaaaatcacttattttggaccggagagagtaatataaatatttaatatagCGGTAAATTTTGGAACAAGTGCGCAGCAAAGTATAGGTAAAAAAACCTAAGGTGAAATGAAAAGGGAAGAAAGAGGATAAAACTAAGAAGGGGATGTTGATAATCCAAACCACAAAATAAAATAGATATTTTATTTCTAGAATCACAATCAGATCTTGAGATAGAAGGGAAAGAATATCCTTAATCTAAACTTGGAGTGATATATGAATTTTTTAACACAAAATTAGAGGGAAAAATGATGCTAACAAAAAATTTAGTTGCACcatttttccattttcttttggtTGATATTCACTAATCTCGACTGATTTCTGTCTCTTTAACGTGTTAAGTCATATTTATGCATGTATTGCAGTGTTTCGTGGTTGTACAACATTGAAGCAAAAAATATGAAAATCTAGGTGACTTCCTCCAAACCCAAATAAGAGGTTCTGCACGCTAATATTTTAACCAAAATCGAGCATTTACACACAATCAAACTAATTTTCATGGTTAAGTGATGAATTAAGTTGAgaatatttatcatttaattattatttaacGTTAATCATATTTAATATTTATAGACGCATGTGTGGATTGTTGTTAACATTTTTTATCGTTTTGCACAGTCAAATCCTTCGGActtggtacagattgaaaggaaaagagtttgaGGACGGAACTTATTCTTTAGTAGTCTAGCAACTTCAACTTTTTATCactcttttattttagtttattgTATTGTATCAAATTCTCATGAACGGAAAATCGATCCAACccgaaaatcaaaccaaaccaattaagtaaaccgatatttattttgatttggattggttttggttttaaattttaaaaaccgataatatttgatttggttttggttctATGATAAAAAACCGAAAAttaaaccgaaccaaaccgattaattatatacaaaatttaataattatttatatacaatataatatctttttctaaataattttaaatattttatgcaatctaattgttattttaaattttgGTTTATCCTACTTATATCTTAGAAGATTGCCTAAGCCCAAAACAATAGGAATCgaccaattttcttttccttaagaGACTTTAATTCTCTAACCCTCCGCACATACTTTTGCCTAacagaagagttaaaaaaaatccTACCATAAGagtaaagaaagcaaactcaaatTGCAGGACTACAGTGGCTAAAGCTTGAGAAAGCAaacttttagtttgtttttttgttcattcttttcatataaagaggtaaataaactttcagttccgaagaaaatatataaaaaagtatAAATTTAGCAAATTATTTTCATATCATTGTCTAATGTTGTTTCACTATTATCGACTTATTATTAGCTTACTAAGAaccgaaaaaccgaaccaaactgAACCAAACCAATGACAACCAAACCGATGGTTTGTatttaatttggtttggttttggttttaaaattttaaaaaccgattaaattagtttggttttggttttaataaaaaaccGATCAAATCGAACCGTGAACACCCCTACTCATGAGCATTTGAAAAAAGATAACtatgaaatttattttaaaatttttgttGTGAGTTAAATGTATGTAACTGAGGTATTGACTAATGTTTTAACAacataaattgaaaaaaaaaaaaaggaaagcagAAATACCATCTAAAAAGATAAATAACAATTTGAGCACAGTGATTTTTGTTGAAGATAAAAAGTTAAACTgtagggaaaagaaaaaaatgttatCGAGTCGAAATAAAACAAAGTAAAAGCATTTTTACAgataattaagaaaatatttttcttaaaaaagatTTTAGGAATTGATATTCTTTTGATATGAGCAACAATATCCTTATGGTACAAACGAGTTTATTTACCAGAAAAAAGAGCAATTCTTTTCGGTGCGAACACATTAAATTAGTTGAATATGAAGTCATTATTTAATGTCTATATCAAAACACAATCTTTTCAGTAgcttaaaaaggaaagaaaatatctTTCCGAATTCAAACAATCTACTAGATGCAAAAgaaatttttagtttatttttcctttatagtaatttattttaacataaaaattagtgctaatatttcatttttaatttctaaaaaaatatttattttcaaATCTTTTAGACCTTTTTTGTCTTGTAATTGTGTATGAATGAATTATAAAATACTTTTAAAGTGCTCtggaataaataaaacaaaaaaatattagAGCCCTGAAAAAGGAGACATACtcctttctaacccaatccattCGGGTTGCCCCTGCGAGCAGTTTAGAGCAAATGTAAGGATTTTTACATTTGAGTTAAATCCCCCTCAACAAAAACTCTTAGAATTTTGGAATTTTAGTCAATGTAGGACATTTATGCCTTCGCAAACTTATTTTCTTATGTCTATCTAATATTGAAGTCTGCACCAACTACAATATTTTGGATAAATACTTACTTGCACTCGGCTTTAcattaaattaaattatttaatcTTATCAGCTAAAAGTTAAGGTGATAATGCAAATCACTCAACCATAGTTGTAGTCAGTTTAGCAAAGCTTTCAAAATCTATGTAATGCCACTAAGGCACTAACATTCTATAACTAATTTGAAACTCATCTGAGGTTTCATGACGTGATTAGGTTTTGTTAATGGACATACGAGGTAATATGAGACGATATGGTGGCTTGAAAATACTCAAAGCGGGCAAAAAGGTGTCACAGGGCACAACCACCACTATGCACAAAACAGAATATATATAGTTTTAGTTGAAGTCGAGTGGTTGTGCGCCGCACAGAGCCTGAAAGAAATTCCTTACAATTGGCTTGACATTATGGTTGTGCATCGCACAACATCTGCGATCGTTCCATGTTTCTCCAGATATAAAAGGCATTTCGGGAGAGAGAAATTCACTTATTTCTCAGCATTTTAGAGAGcttgttgaaaagaaaaatgaCCTAGGGCTTCACCAATCCAGCCAAGGTAAGATTCATAACATAGGTTCAAGTTAAAAACATTGGATTAACATCATCTAACACCCTCTAATCCAAATACTTAGGTTTCCATCCATGAATTCAAAGAGTTCTTCAAGATCCAAAACATAGAGTATGATGTGTAAACGGCATTCAAGGAAATTCTTCTATTCCGTACTACTAAAGTTACAAACTTTACGACTTCTAACAATGTTTATATACGATTGATGGAGTTTATGGGGACAAACAATATGAAGGGTTGTAGATTTTGGGTTGAGTAAGTAGTTGAGTTAACCATTTTAACCACTTATTGTAGATTTTGGAGGGTTGAGTATGCGAGTTTATTGATAGAGGACCTTGACAGCTGATTTGAGAAAAGTTGAGATTACTTCCCTAAGTTAAAAGCTTGACAAGATAATGCCTAATGAGAAAATGCTTGATAATAAATTGTATGATTTCCTTGAGTGTAATCTTTATCCTACCTGTTTAAAAAGTTGTAGTGCTTAAATGCTAGGAATTCAATCATAAGTTCATGATACAAATCATCTTAAAGAAAGTGTTTAGTCTTGCATTGCATGATAACTCAATTAACTCATACTATTAGAAGTAATTAAATTGCTCGCTTTAGTTTAATGACATGATTGTTATTGCTATTGCTGCACTTGTTCACTCATATTAGATTAGATACAAGTTATCATATATGGCTCGAGAGAAGTATCCAACCTCCCCAAGCGTGAGTGGTACGAAGCCTAGGGTTAGCTCCCATACACTGGCAGATAATAACGTGCTTAGATTATGGCTTTAGAGAAGTGATCAACCTCCTCGAGTGTGAATGCCACCAGGGTTAGGAATAGATCAGCTATCCCCATACTTTCAGGTGCCATTGTTTGTCAAACACGTTTATCATAATAAATTAACTTCATTGAAAATTCAGTTTCAGAGCATAACTCAGATTTCATGCTTTAGTTTCAGCTCTCAAATGCCAGTGTTAATTAAACAAATAGCTTAAATTAGGTTACTgcattttattataattatttagcCCGGAGTAGTCTTGTTCCTTCGGTGGTCAACATGACTTACTAGGTATCCTTTGATTATACTTAGCCCGTTTGAGTCTATGTCATGTGGCAGGTGTTAAGGATATAGGTGACGGAATACGTGACTAGAGGCAAGCTTTCTAGATTCAGGTTGCAGGCTTTGGTGATTCATCCTAGCAATAAAGAGTTTTTTCCagtcttttatttctttttaggcACTTATGTTATTCTTGGGGCTTCCCATGGTATGGTGTGGTACAATTTTGAAAACTTCGGTATGGTAATTTCGATAttcaattttaaaaatacaatatCATCATATCAAATTAGTTCGATATGGTTCGATATTTATATGTTTGGTTTCGGTAGTATATGGTGTAAACTGGTAACCACAGTTATTCGACTTAGACTAAAATCAAGTGAATGAAAAAAGGCATTACCGCATGAATTTGCTTACACCGTTGCATGCAGCATCTAGTCCTTCATGCATCTTGTATACGGTTTAAATCGGGCCTACCCGATTTTACTACTTGATCGAGGCTAGGGAATTACGTCGAAGGTCGGCCTCGCAACGGACTAGGCCGAGGTACGAGGACAAGGCACTGAGTTCGAGGACCGAGACACTTATCGAAGATCGAGGTCAGTAGCGATCGAGACCAAAAGAGACAGACATTGAGCAAAGCACAATAACAAAAAGGCGAGATATCCATGACTGGCCAAAGATCATGACATAAatctcggaacagatcaaatcaagggcggttatttagttaatcatgggatttacttccgtattagaattataccataaataggattcatctactatataaagagggtcccAATTATTTTTTATCCATCTTACAttcacgcatatcaaagcaatacaatacgTTCTAGCTTATATTCTTGTTCATTAGTTTGCTTCTTAACTATTTTGGGCATCGATCAGTTCAAGGGCACTTAAGCTCGAGGGTTGAATCACGTTTCAAGACTGGTTTGCTTTATATCATTGTCAATCTTTACTGCTAATTTCTACGTTTATCAATTGGTAGGTaaaatcacgtgtccttaaaaccacattgtaagtttattgttatccaatttttagggtaaatagtttggcgcccaccgtgggactaaggataatagtgattaccTAGTATTAATCCTCATAACACACATTGATTTACGCTTGTTCTCATAAGTGTCTTTAATTTCAGGAATCAAtatgtcaaactctcaagcagTGCCCACTCACACAAACACCGGCCTTGGTCTTCATGGCGAGAACGAAAATATAGTCGCCCCGGGAAACGGAGTGCCTGCAGTCAATCCCGATGGACCAACGACCATAGATCCATACGATGTCAATTCTCGTGTTGCCATTCATGAAAATTTAGGCACTAACCCTGAAAATAGCACCCGCAAAGATGCTCGGGCTGCCAATCAGAACGTACAGATCGGTGAAGAAGGCAgaattagccttcgaatgatatttgaaatgttgCAGACTCAGCAAGCTGCGATAGTGCAAgtccaaaatcagaatcgagcACAAAGCATAATTGAGCTCGATACATCACAGGAAGTTATTCATAGGGTCGAACCTGTACCAGAGAAATTAAATGATAATGGATCAGGAACTGACCCTACcatcatgaaaatgctcgaggatcTCACTAAATGGATCAAAtcgggagaaaagaaaatcaaggcgaatgacaaaaaggtagaaaTGTACAATTCATGAGTTGACCAAATACCAGGGGCACCCCCGATTCTAAAtggtttggattcgaagaagtttgtgcTGAAGCCTTTCCCTCCAAGTGtggctccgaagcccattccaaagaagttctgcatgccagaaattcccaaatacaatggaaccacTGATTCTAATGAGCATGTTTTCTTATACATGTGCaataaaaggaaatgacttagaagatgattAAATTGAATTTGTTCTATTGAAGAAGTTTGTAGAAACTTTATCAAAGGGGGCAATAATATGGTGCCACAATTTGCCACCCAATTCCATCAATTTCTTCGCCATGCTTACTGATTCGTTCGTAAAGGCACACGCCAGAGCAATAAAGGCCGCGACTAGGAAGTCGTACCTCTtcaaggtgagacaaaaagacAATGAAATGCTAAGGGAATTTGTATCTCGATTCCAGATGGTACGCATGGACCTACCCCCGATCACCGATTATTGGGCTGTCTAAGCCTTTACTCAAGGTTTGAATGAGTGAAGTTCATTAGCATCATGATAACTAAAGcagaatttgattgaatatccagTTGTGACCTAGGCTGATGTACATaatcgataccagtcaaagatcagggttcAGTTAGGAGCCCCTTCTGGTTCCGTCTACCCAAATAGATCTGACGGTAGAGTTCAAAGGGACATCGATAGAGAGCCCCAGTCAAATAGAGATCGGTACATACCATACAATGTAGATCGTAGAAATAACGGAACGAGACGTAATCCCCTTCGAAATGATCGAAGGAATAATCGAGGACAAACCTCCCGAGGGCTCATGAGTAAAAGTGGCTTCGATAAACATGTTGAGCCTAAAAAGCGCCACggttatcggaatacaacttcagcatcgatgCATCGGGTGTTGTATCAGCCATTAGATGGATCAAGGATACTAGGTGGCCTATACCCCTACAGATC
The Nicotiana sylvestris chromosome 11, ASM39365v2, whole genome shotgun sequence DNA segment above includes these coding regions:
- the LOC104237814 gene encoding uncharacterized protein; its protein translation is MEADNQEENHELKSTKRSLQEINRCCEKAVFSGDKSSLKVKIKMPKLEEVVEKEEEKEINGGQEEEILKKKDHICSECGKQFSSGKALGGHMSSAHVQANNREESWKNKQLKVNNYGQSSKRSRILLEEEEDGVKKIICDLCGKNFPSKKSLFGHMRCHPDRDWRGMKPPNNKDNFKNKGVLVFPANNFLDYDDDDDDNDDYFLNTQEYKELHEIESARKIESASNINININVAPAFPNVDLKDCLKSWAVKDKRGRSAKLSSSISNSDDKELQDAVHQLIRLVNGVNNINSPKNCHTKTEELEVMCSNSVTPDLPLKDKAKGKRKAYDIEDDYCSGIESRDCFVMANKKRSMPDQKQQQQQKTQCNFISGVCGRSDQKQQIKNVTPGKNMCSICGKTFTSHQALGGHRSSHNKFKMTIENTIDQETKIKSAAQDDESEINIGNASKVLDFDLNELPDVDDCYR